The sequence ACGGTACGTGGCGTCGGCCGCGAGGCGCCGCAGGGACACGGCGGCTGTGACGAGGAGGCCGGTGAAGACGGTCAGGAGGAGGGCGGAGACCCACATCTGACGGCTTCCGGGGGCCTGTTGGCCGGTCCAGACGACGGACGCCGCCCACAGCAGCGCGCCGACGGCGTAGAAGGAGCGGGCGCGGTGGAGCTGCCGCAGGGCCCGCAGGAACTGGATGCGCTCGGTCTTCTTCGGTGCCATGCGCACCCGTGTACCCCGATGTGCCGCGCTCATCGGGCATCGGGCCGACCGGGTGACCGGGAGGCAGTCGCTGTGGTGCCCGCGTGGTGCGTACGCACGCGATGCCCGTGTACACGTACGACAGGGCGAACCGACGCACGTCGCACGATGAGTTCCGGGGGCGGGATACGTACGAGAAGCAGGGGTGGGGTTCGGCCACCCGGGGAAGCCGGACGCGTTCGCGCGGCGCCTGCGCAAGGTCCTTGAGGGCGCCTCGTAACCCGATCCGCAGGTCTTGTGCGGCCCGTGTCCGGACCGACGGATCGCACCGGCCACACCGGATCGAACCCCGCCGGCCACGTCGGCCGGCCCGGCTGCCCCTTGACGCCCACTCTGGTCCAGTCCAATCTTGGCACCCGTCGCACTGTTGTGTCCCTGCCAAGACGGTGTCCGTTGCGGTCGCCGATCCGGAGGTGCCGTCATGTTCCGAGTCCTCTCCCCCGCCGGCCGGCCCGCACGGCCGGCGCAGCGCGCCGCTGTCGCCGTCGCGCTCGTCGGCGCCGGGCTGCTCGGCATGCCCGGAGCCGCGTCGGCGGACGTCCCGCCCGGGGTCTCCGCCGGGACGACGGTGCGAGTGACGAACGGCAAGGAGCTCAAGACCGCGCTGGCCGCCGCCGTACCGGGCCGGACGATCGAGCTGGCGGACGGCTCCTACTCGGGGAACTTCAAGATCACGACCGGCGGCACGGCGAGCGCACCGATCACCCTGACCGGCTCACGTGCCGCGGTGCTGACCACCCCATCGGGAGGCGGCAACGGCATCCAGCTCACGAGTGCCCCGTACTGGGTGATCAAGGGCATCACCGTGACCGGCGGCCAGAAGGGCATCATGATCGACTCGTCCGACCATGTCGTCGCGGACTCGGTGGAGATCCACCACACGACCATGGAAGGCATCCACTTCCGGACGTCGAGCAGTTACGGGGTGGTCAGGAACTCCTCCATCCACGACACGGGCACGTCCGGCAACGGCATGGGCGAGGGGGTGTACGTAGGGACGGCGAACACCCTCACGGACGCCAGCGACCACGTCCAGATCCTCGACAACCGCATCGGCCCTCGCGTCGGCGGCGAGAACATCGACATCAAGGAAGGCACCACCGGGGGCCTGATCTCCGGGAACATCTTCGACGGCGACGGCCTCACCGGGGCCAACTGCGACGACTCCTGGGTCGACGTCAAGGGCAACGGGTACACCGTCGAGAACAACCGGGGCACCGGCACGACCAACGACGGCTTCCAGACGCACACGCAGGACCCGGGCTGGGGCTGTGGCACGGTGTTCCGCGGTAACACCGCGGACCTGACCGGCGCCGCCGGCCCCACCCGGTTCGCCATCGACGTCACCCACTACGACCCGTCGGACTGCCCGGTCACCGTGACCTCGGACAACCGGGTGACCGGGGGCGCGGGGCTGGTGAACCCGGGCATCCCCGTCAGCTGACCGACCGGACCTCCCCCGTGAAGACCGCGTCGGCCGCCTGGCAGCGTCACGGGCTTCCGGGGAGCGCGTAACGGTCCCCGGGGTCCCGCCGAAGGTTCCGCCGGCGCACCCTGTTACGCCTTCTGCGCTCCCGGCAGACGGGAGGTGCGGGCGCCACCCCGGCCGGGGTGGCGCCCGCCGGGTTCAGCCGACGCGCAGCGTCAGGGCCGCCGTGTGCAGCGCTCCCCCGGTCCGGAACTGCAGGAACAGCCGCCAGTTGCCCGCCGTGGGCAGCTCGGCGTGGAAGGACAGGTCGGGGCCACCGTGGTCCCCGTCGACCTTCGTGGTGGGGTGCAGGTGGGCGAACGCGGCGTCGCCCTCGTGGAAGGCGGTCAGGTGGGCGTAGGTGTCCAGGTAGGGCTGCAGATCGGTGACCGGCTTGCCGTCCTTGGCGACGGAGACGGTCAGCGGGTGCGCCATGCCGGCCATCGGCTCACCCTTGACGGTCACGGTGTATCCGTCGGCCTGAGTGCTGCCGGCCGCTGCGGGCAGCGGCGTCCTGGTGGCCTCGCCCGGGACGGTGACCGTGCGGCTGAGCACGAAGTCCTTGCCCTTGCCGGACCCGCTGTCGGGGGTGAAGGAGGCGAACATGCGCCAGGACCCGGGGGTCAGGGAGGCGAGGCCGGCGCTCCAGGTGCCGTCGGCCGCCATGGTCGGGTGGAGGTGCTGGAAGCCGGTCAGGTCCGAGCGGATGGCGTAGAAGTGCATCCGCTTGGTCTGGTCGACGGCGAACCCGGTGACCGGCTTGCCGTCCGGGCCCGTCACCCTGAACCGGTAGGCGGCCTGCTTGCCCGCCGCGAGGGACCGGTCGGAGGAGGTGAGGCGGTAGCCGCCCTGGTTGCCGGACAGGCCGTTGCCGACGGCCATGTGGTCCATGCCGGGCATGTCGTCCGTCGAGGCCGTCGCCCTCGGCGAGGGGGCCGCAGAGGACGTGCCGCCGTGGTCCATGCCGGGCATGGACGAGGAGTCGCCGGACGACCCGCAGGCGGCCAGCGTCAGCGCGAGGGCGGCAGCGGTTCCGGCTGCGGCCAGGGCGCGGCGACGCATGGTGAAACGGGAGGAGAAGAACATGGGATCGCGATGTCTTTCAGGGCGGGCGCACCACACCGGTGGCGCGCGGGAAGGGCAGGACACGGTGCCGGTCCCCGGCCGGTGGCCGGGGACCGGCGGCGCCTGTCACGTCCGCGCGATACACACCCACGTCAGGAGATCTCGTCCGCCCGCCGGCGGACCGCGCCACCGCATCCCGTTGATGGCCGCCCGCCAGGCCGCCGACGCCCATCCGGCCAACACCGCGGCGGCGAAGGCGAGAAGGGCCGGGGCCGGCAGCGGGTTGCGCTCCTGGGCCGGCGTGGACAGGCACAGCGCGCCACGCATTCCCGCGCTGTCCCCGGCCAGGAAGGCCGGGGCACCGTGCACGGTGGTCCGCATCTGCGCCGGGGCCATCGCCGAGGCAGTGTGACCGTCATGCATCGCAGCGGCCACGGAGGGCATCGCGCCGTGGCAGCCCTCGGCGGCGGTGGCGGGAGCGCCATGCATCAGGAAGAGGCCGAGCAGCAGCACGCACACAGCAACCAGCCGGGCGCTGCCCCGCCTGCCTGCCGCTCCGCCGCTCATGCCCGAATCCTCGCTTCCGCCTCGCGCCCGCCCCAAAACAGAATACCCCCGTGGGGTATCGTACAGCCTGAGCGCCTGTCCGTCGGCCAGTGCGTCGAGCCCCCTGCCCCGCGAACACCGCGACAGAGCCTCGCACCGCTTCCGGCCGAGGACGGACAAGCCGCCGTCCGAGCGGAGGCATCCCGCCGCTTCGCCGGTCAACTCGGCCAAAAGCGTGCACAGTTCGAGTTCCGTACGTGACGATGCAGAGCGGTCGGGTCGAGTGCGAGGCGACCGCTTGGGCTACGGCTTCCCCGCGACGGGGAGACAGGTGGGCACGGGGCATGCGGTGGGGTGGGGCGGAAGCGGTGCGTCCGGGCCGGCGGGTCGGACGGTTCACCGTGCTGGCCGAGCTGGCGAGCGGCGGTATGGGGCGCGTGTACCTGGCACGGTCGCCGGCGGGACGTACCGTCGCGCTGAAGACGCTGATCACGAACAACGCGGACGACCGGCGCCGGTTCGCCCGGGAGGTCGCGTGTGCGCAGCGGGTGCACGGTATCTACACGGCGAGTGTCGTCGATGCCGACCCCACGGCGGAAGTGCCGTGGATGGCGCAGGAATACGTGCCGGCGCCCTCGTTGAAGGAGCTGGTGGAGGACTGCGGCACGCTGGGAACGGACGCGCTGCATTGGGTGGCCGCGGGTATGGCGGAGGCGCTGGCGTCCCTGCACTCAGCAGGGCTGGTGCACCGGGACATCAAGCCGTCGAACGTCCTGCTGCCCGTGGAGGGGCCGCGCGTCATCGACTTCGGCATCTCGCAGGCACACGACCTGACCCGGACCCAGTCGGCACTCGGCACCGTGGCGTACGCGTCGCCGGAACAGGCCCGGGGGGAGCCGACCACGGAGGCATCCGACGTGTTCTCCCTGGGGGCGACGCTGTACTACCTGGCGGTGGGGAGGCCGCCCTACCGGGACATCGAGGAGATCTCGGCCCTGGAACTCCTGATGCGCGCGGCCACCGGCGAGACCGACGTCTCGGGCCTTCCGCCCGCTCTGGACGCCCTCGTTCTGCCCTGTCTCGATCTGGATCCGCGGGCGCGGCCCACACCGGCCGAGCTGGTCGCTCACTGCGCCGGACACCTCGGTGACGGTCCGGCGGCCCGCGGCGACGGGGATGTGCTGGACGCCCGGTGGACCGCGGCCATCGAGCGGCACCGTGCCGAGCGCACCGATGCCCTGCGTGCGGCGCTGCGCCATGTCGGCGCCACCGGCCCGTCCTCCCGGACCGGGCGCAGCGGACCGGACGAGCCCACGCGGGCCGTGGCCGGGGCTGCCGGGACGGTACGCCTCCCGGGCCCGCCGCCCGCCAACGCCTCCGGACGGGGCCGGCGTGTGCGGTGGGCCGTCGGTGGGCTGGTCGCGGCCGGCGCATTGGCCGGCACGCTGCTGGTGCTGAGCCCTTGGGACGGGTCCGGCGACGGGGGCGCCAAGAGCGGTGCGGCAGCCCCGGACCGGCCGGTGCGCTTCCTCGAAGTGGAGCGCGAGCAGCCTGGGGCCTGCCCCGGCAGCGGCACCTCCGAAACCACCGCGTTCGGGACGTCGCAGCCCGGGGTGCCCTCGGGGCGCGGCTTCACCTCGGACGACCGGCAGCAGTGCGTGGTCGTCTCCACCGCGCCCGGCATGACGGTCAACAGGTTCAGGGAGGTCTCGGCGTTCGAGGACACGGGGGACGGCGCTCCGGGCGGATGGTCGGTGCGGGTGACGTTCGAGGACAAGGACGCCAAGGCGTTCACCGCCCTGACCGGCAAGGTGACGGGCCGGACCGAGCCCACGAACTCCCTGGCGATCGTCCAGGGCGAGGGCCGGCTGCTCGCCAGGGTCGCCGTCATCGGCCGCATCACGGGCAGTGAGGTCGTGATCGCGACCAGACTCGGACGCAACGAGGCGCACTTCCTCGCCGACGTACTGGGAGCCCGCTCCTGAACCCCGGCGGCCGAACGGTCCGTGGAGGAGCCGTCGCCCCGGCGGCGTGCGGTCCCTCGTCGCCGGTGGCACACCCGCCTGCGCGTGGTGTGCCACCGGCAATCGGTCAGGACCAGGGCTGGGCGGTCAGCCAGGAGGTGTCTTCGCTCCACAGGGCGTCGCTGTCCCAGGTGTTGCCGCCGACCCCGTCCCCCGCGAGGTAGCCGGTGTAGGAGTAGTGGCGTATGAAGCGGTTGGGATAGTTGGCCGACTGGAAGGAGTAGCCCTGCCCGCTGTGGCCTGCCCGGAGGCAGAAGGTGGCGTCGCGGTTGAACAGGGCGGTGGCATCCGAGGCCGCGGTGCGGAGCTGGAATCCGGCGTGGCGCAGATACTGTCCGGGGGCGCCGGCGGATTCGAAGGACAGGCAGGCGGAGTTGGCCAGTCCGGCGCGGACGATCCAGGTCGCGTCGTTCTTGTCACCGCTGGAACTTGCGGCAGTGATCGGCGAGATGGCCACGGTGCCGTCGGCCTGGTGGCGCAAGTAGTCGGCGTTGCAGCACGTGGTGGTCGCCTTCAAGGAGACCCGCGCCCCCGGGGTGAGGGCGCTGGACGTGAGTGCGGGCGCCTGGTAATCGGCGGCGGTGATGTTGGCCTGGACCGCGTTCTCCGTGGCGTCCGTCGGATAGCCGGAGGTCATGACCCCCTCGTAGAAGGTGCCGCTGGAGGACTTGCTGTTGTCGCCGCCGATACCGAGGATGATCGCGCCCTCCTTGTGCATGGGGTTGTATCCCTGGACGTTGGGCCGGGCTCCGCTGTAGTACGTGGACAGGCCGCCGGACTGGGCGTTGCCGGCCTTGATGGCCCACAGGTTGGGGGCGCCCTTGACGATCGCGGTCAGGAAGCGGTGGCTGACGCTGGGATCATTGGCGTTGTAGCCGGCGTCGGGACCCGAGAAGAGGCCGTTCTCCAGGTCTGCCATCACCCAGGGGCCGCTGCCGGTGCCCTTCCCCCAGATCGTGCTGTCGCCGAAGTAGATGGCCTCCATGTGGCCGTTGCCTGTGTCGAGATTGTTCGTCTCGGCGTTGCCGTAGTCGAAACAGCACCCTCCGCCGAAGTGCGTGCCGTCGAGGACGGCGTACATTCCCTCCGGCTGGTCGCCGGTGGCCACGCCGTTGGTCCGGTTGTTGCGGTAGCCGGTGCCTGCGGCGACGTATACGCCATAGGCCCGGTGGCCTGCCACGGTGACCGGGGCGGCCGTGGCGGGGGCAAGGTTGTCGGGGCCGGGGGCGGCGCCGCCGGCGGGGGCCTGGGTGAGGCTGTTGCCCCGTCCGGACTGGTCGTGGATGACGGTGATCACGCAGGTGGTTCCGGCGCAGAAGGCATCCTGGGCGCCGGCATCGGCATAGCCGCCGGCACTCAGCAGTCCGATGTCCTTGGTGGCGTTGTCGGACGCCCGCCGGACCTGGTAGAGCGCACCGTTGTACGCACCATAGAGGGCGCGGGTGGTCGAGTGGGCGGCCACGCAGGGCGTGCCGCCGGAGGCGTAGAGGTCGCAGGGCCCCTGCGTGGCGGCCTGCGAGGTGGCTTCGGTGCCGACCAGGAGGGCGACAGTCAGCACGGCGGTGCTGCCGGTGGCGAGAAGGCTGCGCCGTGCGTGGCGCAGCCAGGTCTGAACGGTCAAGGGTGGGCTCCTTGCTGGTGCGGGCCATTCCGGCGCGTCGCCGATTGTTAGCGCTAACAATCATGGCCGCGAGCCGGCCTGGAGGCATGGGCGGGATGTGCGGCCTACCGTGCGGCCGGGCCTCACTATGGAGACTTGACGTGACCCAGTCAAGCCTTACGACCCAGCCCCTTCCGGATTGTCCTGCGCCCCACGCGGCGACAAGTCGCCGTAACATGAGCGGTGTTATCGCTCACAGCACCCCGCTCCCAGCCACGAACTGCGTGTTCCGCACCTCGACGTTCAACGGCCCCCGGCAGCCGCTCCTGCAGGAACCCGCTCGTCGTCGCAGGCTGACCGCCACGGCCGGGAATCTGCATCCAGGGACGAGATACAGCCGTTCTTCACCGGGTTCGGGCAGCAGCACGTGGGGGGCTCGCTCCGGTGCGCGGCACCTCACCAGCCTGACCTCGCGCTGTGGTCCCCCACAGTCTTCCGGGGCAACTCAGCGCTCATACGGAGCGACGAACGACGGCATGATGGCCGCATGAGCCCATCTTCCGCGGTTCCGGTCACCCTTGTGCAGGGGGACATTACGCAGCAGTCCGTCGACGCCATCGTCAATGCGGCCAACTCCTCCCTGCTGGGCGGCGGCGGGGTGGACGGCGCGATCCACCGGCGCGGCGGCCCCGAAATCCTGGCCGCCTGCAGCGAGTTGCGCGCCTCGCGGTACGGCAAGGGACTGCGTACGGGCCAGGCCGTCGCCACCACGGCCGGCAGGCTCGACGCCCGCTGGGTCGTGCACACGGTCGGCCCGGTGTGGAGCGGCACCGAGGACCGTACGGCCCTCCTGGAGTCCTGCTACCGCGAAGCCCTGCGTGTGGCGGCGGAACTGGGGGCGCGAACCGTCGCCTTCCCCGCGATCTCCACAGGAATCTACGGCTGGCCGATGGACGACGGAGCCCGCATCGCCGTGCGTACGATGCTGACGGAGGCCACACCGCCGGTCGAGGAAGTACGGTTCGTCCTCTTCGACGCGGAAGCCCACCTGGAGTTCAGGAAGGCTCTGGCGGAGGCCCTGGGCTGAGCCCGGGGTGCCGGCGACGGTGAGCGACCGGCTCGCCCCGACGCTCGGCGAGAGGGGGGTGCTCTGCTCGAGGCCGACGTCGCCCGCTGTGATGCCGAGTGGTTCAGCCTCCGTGGCCCAGCGCGGGCCGGGCGTTCGGCGGGGGGACCCCGACCTCGTCAAGGGTGTGGCCGTCGCAGGGGATCCGGGTCACGGCGGCCTGCTCGATGCGGGACACGGTGAACCAGCGCATGGCGTTGCGCAACCGGCACCAGCCGACCAGGTACCACTGGCTGTTCGTGAAGGCGAACATCACGGGTTCGACATCGCGGCCGGTCGTGGTGGCGTCGCCCGCTGTGTAGCGGATCCGGAGCACCCTCTGCTCGGCCATCGCCTCCTCCAGCGCCGACTTGCTCGCGCGCGACTTCAACGGGGGCGCGTCGACCCAGACGCGGCGCGCCAGTTCCTCGGCCTTCGCCCGTGTCCTGGGGTCGAGGACGTCCACGATCTTCCGCACCCCGGCCGAGGCCAGATCGGCGTACGGGGTATCGGCCGCTGCGGAGACTGCTGCCAGCAGGGCCACCGCCTGGGCCGACGTCAGGCTGACCGGCGGCAGGGACGCGCCTGTGGCCATTCCGTAGCCACCACCGGGGCCGGGGCGGGACCAGATGGGTGCGCCGCTGTTCTCCAGCGCCGTGAGGTCTCTCTTCACGGTGCGCGTGGACACGCCGAACTCGGCGGCCAGTTGCCCGGCGGTGCGTCCTCGCGCGCCGCTGCGGCGCAGCGTCTCCGACAGGGCATGGAGCCGTTCCGCCCGCTTCACTGTCCCCACCCCGAGAAATTCATGACGGAAATGGTGACACACACCTGTCCGCGGGAACTGTAAGCATCAGGGCATGACGACGACCACGAGCAGCCCGACCATCATCCTGATCGCCGGCCACTGGCTGGGAGCCTGGGCCTGGGACGAGGTACTCGAACACCTGGCAGCCGACGACGCGCGCGCTGTCGCGATGACCCTCCCGGGTCTGGACCCGCACGATCCCGACCGTTCGTCGAAGACCCTCGACGATCAGGCGGCGGCTGTCGGACAGGTCATGGCCGAGGCCGGGGTCCGCGAGGGTCAGCCGGCTGTTCTCGTCGCTCACAGCGGGGCCAACGCAC is a genomic window of Streptomyces sp. NBC_00708 containing:
- a CDS encoding FixH family protein produces the protein MRRRALAAAGTAAALALTLAACGSSGDSSSMPGMDHGGTSSAAPSPRATASTDDMPGMDHMAVGNGLSGNQGGYRLTSSDRSLAAGKQAAYRFRVTGPDGKPVTGFAVDQTKRMHFYAIRSDLTGFQHLHPTMAADGTWSAGLASLTPGSWRMFASFTPDSGSGKGKDFVLSRTVTVPGEATRTPLPAAAGSTQADGYTVTVKGEPMAGMAHPLTVSVAKDGKPVTDLQPYLDTYAHLTAFHEGDAAFAHLHPTTKVDGDHGGPDLSFHAELPTAGNWRLFLQFRTGGALHTAALTLRVG
- a CDS encoding O-acetyl-ADP-ribose deacetylase, with the translated sequence MSPSSAVPVTLVQGDITQQSVDAIVNAANSSLLGGGGVDGAIHRRGGPEILAACSELRASRYGKGLRTGQAVATTAGRLDARWVVHTVGPVWSGTEDRTALLESCYREALRVAAELGARTVAFPAISTGIYGWPMDDGARIAVRTMLTEATPPVEEVRFVLFDAEAHLEFRKALAEALG
- a CDS encoding protein kinase, which encodes MRWGGAEAVRPGRRVGRFTVLAELASGGMGRVYLARSPAGRTVALKTLITNNADDRRRFAREVACAQRVHGIYTASVVDADPTAEVPWMAQEYVPAPSLKELVEDCGTLGTDALHWVAAGMAEALASLHSAGLVHRDIKPSNVLLPVEGPRVIDFGISQAHDLTRTQSALGTVAYASPEQARGEPTTEASDVFSLGATLYYLAVGRPPYRDIEEISALELLMRAATGETDVSGLPPALDALVLPCLDLDPRARPTPAELVAHCAGHLGDGPAARGDGDVLDARWTAAIERHRAERTDALRAALRHVGATGPSSRTGRSGPDEPTRAVAGAAGTVRLPGPPPANASGRGRRVRWAVGGLVAAGALAGTLLVLSPWDGSGDGGAKSGAAAPDRPVRFLEVEREQPGACPGSGTSETTAFGTSQPGVPSGRGFTSDDRQQCVVVSTAPGMTVNRFREVSAFEDTGDGAPGGWSVRVTFEDKDAKAFTALTGKVTGRTEPTNSLAIVQGEGRLLARVAVIGRITGSEVVIATRLGRNEAHFLADVLGARS
- a CDS encoding alpha-L-arabinofuranosidase B, encoding MTVQTWLRHARRSLLATGSTAVLTVALLVGTEATSQAATQGPCDLYASGGTPCVAAHSTTRALYGAYNGALYQVRRASDNATKDIGLLSAGGYADAGAQDAFCAGTTCVITVIHDQSGRGNSLTQAPAGGAAPGPDNLAPATAAPVTVAGHRAYGVYVAAGTGYRNNRTNGVATGDQPEGMYAVLDGTHFGGGCCFDYGNAETNNLDTGNGHMEAIYFGDSTIWGKGTGSGPWVMADLENGLFSGPDAGYNANDPSVSHRFLTAIVKGAPNLWAIKAGNAQSGGLSTYYSGARPNVQGYNPMHKEGAIILGIGGDNSKSSSGTFYEGVMTSGYPTDATENAVQANITAADYQAPALTSSALTPGARVSLKATTTCCNADYLRHQADGTVAISPITAASSSGDKNDATWIVRAGLANSACLSFESAGAPGQYLRHAGFQLRTAASDATALFNRDATFCLRAGHSGQGYSFQSANYPNRFIRHYSYTGYLAGDGVGGNTWDSDALWSEDTSWLTAQPWS
- a CDS encoding WYL domain-containing protein, translated to MGTVKRAERLHALSETLRRSGARGRTAGQLAAEFGVSTRTVKRDLTALENSGAPIWSRPGPGGGYGMATGASLPPVSLTSAQAVALLAAVSAAADTPYADLASAGVRKIVDVLDPRTRAKAEELARRVWVDAPPLKSRASKSALEEAMAEQRVLRIRYTAGDATTTGRDVEPVMFAFTNSQWYLVGWCRLRNAMRWFTVSRIEQAAVTRIPCDGHTLDEVGVPPPNARPALGHGG
- a CDS encoding right-handed parallel beta-helix repeat-containing protein, which encodes MFRVLSPAGRPARPAQRAAVAVALVGAGLLGMPGAASADVPPGVSAGTTVRVTNGKELKTALAAAVPGRTIELADGSYSGNFKITTGGTASAPITLTGSRAAVLTTPSGGGNGIQLTSAPYWVIKGITVTGGQKGIMIDSSDHVVADSVEIHHTTMEGIHFRTSSSYGVVRNSSIHDTGTSGNGMGEGVYVGTANTLTDASDHVQILDNRIGPRVGGENIDIKEGTTGGLISGNIFDGDGLTGANCDDSWVDVKGNGYTVENNRGTGTTNDGFQTHTQDPGWGCGTVFRGNTADLTGAAGPTRFAIDVTHYDPSDCPVTVTSDNRVTGGAGLVNPGIPVS